In Anaerosporomusa subterranea, the genomic window ACAAATCATATGAGACTTTGGGTAATATTCTGCTACCAGCAACTGTCCCTAAAATCGCTGATAGCACAATCAGGGAGAGCAGAACTATATTTTCCTGCAAATAATGAAGGTTAGTATAAGCATAGACCGGGATACGCGTCGAGTCAATGATGATAGCAATGAGCGCGGAAGAGACGATTAACTCCTTCTTTTCCAAACCGTAGTTCAATAGATACAACGAACGGATTGCTCCTTGATTACCAATTAAACCACCGATTAAACCAGATAGAAAGCCGCCAATAAAATCAACATTACTAGGCAATTTAAACTTAATGTTATTAGGAATCAATGACAGTAAAGCATATGTTGTTAAAAACAGGCCAACGCCGACTTTTAGCCAATCACTATCTATGTAGATCTGAGCGTAAGACCCGATAATGGCTCCAATTAAGCTCACAATCCCAAAGCGTTGTATGATTCTCCAGTTTATTTCTGACCGATATAAGGCTAATCTCGACATATTATTAAAAAAGTGGACAATAGCGGTAAGGAAAATTGCCACTTTTACATCAAAAAATAGAGCCATAACTGGCATCATAATTGTACCAACCCCAAAACCAGTAAAAAGTGTAATCACTGACGTTACTAATGTAACAAGAATTAATATGATGTACTGTGAAAATACCCCCTCCATCTTGCGCACTCCTTTCACTTTTCGCATCAATGTATGCCGTTTCTTACAATAATGACATCTGCATAATTTTTAGCGATTTTGTTTCTCTGGTTGTCATTATTTCATCTCCGGCAGGATGACCGATTAGCATGGGCGAATCCGATTCGTGCAACTGTCTGTTTTTACGCACCAGATTTTCACTCGTTGTGGCGTAGCAATAGACGCAGCCATGAGAGCAACAGTCATAGGCTCCTATATCAATACTATCCATACAGGCGCAGTCAAGACGCTGGTTAGTGTCCTTTTTTGCACGAATGGAACAGCCGATGACATCCTCAATCATGGCTTGGTCAATGCAGGACGCATGGGCAATGCCATACGAACTGAGGTCAATTAATTCAGAGCAGGTTGCAAGCTCTAAGCTGTGACCTTTCGCAATCGCAGAAAACCCCTGGGCAATTTGGTTTATGTTTAACGTGTTCACCTCGGAATCCACAATCCCCTTTACACTCTTTTGCATTTTCGCGTACAGGTCGATAAAGCTGAAAGTGCACTTATTCGTATAGCCGCAAAGAATATCGCACATTTTGCCAAACATATCAAAATGATATTGCACAGATAATTGCTCATTGACGATGATCGGGTCATAACGCCAGACGACACGGTGCCTGCCGATTTTATCACTTAATCGTTTAAAGGTCTCCATGATTTCCGATTTCGCAGGCAATCCTTTTTCCACCTGTTCATCATATGGCGTAATCGTAAATTGAAAATAATATGGATAGCCCATCGTGTCAATGGTATCCAGCTGGCTTAGCATTGGCTGCGCGTTTTTTGTCCAGAACACAATACAATCAACGACATCTGCGTTCAACTCAACACTAGCGATCCGCTGCGAATTTCTTGGGTTTTTGATATAGGCAAAGCCTTCTCGCAAACGTTTGATGAACCATTCCGAATAAAAAGCAGGAATATCCGTCCGTCTGCTGGCGCTGATAATCATTTCTTATCACCGTTGGTATTTTGTGTTTTGCGATATTCCTTGGGACTTAGTCCGACTTGTTTTTTAAAAAAATCATAGAATGTGGAAAGACTGCCAAATCCAGATAGCATTGCAATATTCAATATCGTGGTATCCGTATTTGCCAGCAATTGCATCGCTTTTTCCACGCGCAGTTTATTGGCATATTCTACAGGCGTCATCGTAAATTGCTTGCGGAATAATTGAATGAAATGATTTTGACTGACGCCCAACTCTTTGATTTCAGTTGCAAGTTTGTGACGGTCACTAAAATAAGTATCAAAAATATGTTTTGCTTTTTCCAGCAAGTCCAACATCGGCCTGAACTCAAGCAAATCCGGCCGGCATCGTTTGCAAGGGCGTAATCGATGAGCATAGGCTTGTGCGATAGTATCAAAAAATACAACATTCGCTTTTAGCGGTTGCTTCGATTTGCATGACGGTCGACAAAAAATTCCTGTTGTTTTCACGCCGTAAAAAAACACGCCATCATAGGAAGGGTCGTTATGAATGACCGCGTTCCACTTTTCCTGATTAGTCAGTGCCATACGCCCCCTTCTCAATGCCATTGAACGCCTACATTGTCATATTCACATTGTACCAAAGCGTTTTGCGGTTGTCTTTCGGTATTTCATGTTGTAATTTTTATCACTTTAATTGGCTAATACCACTATGATAAAATAAAAGTAATATTGAAGCAAAATACGGAGGATTTAATGGACGAGACGGTAAGAGAACGCATTCTCGAACTTGTGGATGAGGAATATCGACAATTTCACAGTAGTTTACTGCCAGGAACAAACAATATTTTAGGCGTGCGACTGCCGCTGTTGCGGGAGCTTGCCAAGGAACTGGCCAAAGGTGATTGGCGCGGTTATCTAGCGATGGCCCAGGATGAGTATTATGAAGAAGTTATGCTGCAAGGACTGGTCATCGGCTACGCAAAGGCTGATATAGACGAGATACTTGCCTATGTCGCCGCTTTTGTTCCGAAGATTAACAACTGGGGAGTGTGCGACAGCTTTTGTAGCAGCTTGAAAATCACGAAACAACATAGGATGCGGGTTTGGGAATTTATCCAGCCTTATCTGCTGTCGGAAAAAGAATTTGAATTACGATTCGGTATCGTAATGATGCTGGATTTTTACATGGAAGGCGAGTACATTGACCAGGTGCTGACCCTTCTGGATGGTGCGAAGCATGAAGGCTATTACGTTAAAATGGCGGTAGCCTGGGCGATTTCTATCTGTTTTATTAACTATCCGGAGAAAACCATGGCATATTTACAGAATAATACACTAGATGATTTTACCTATAATAAAGCACTGCAAAAAATCACAGAATCCTTTCGCGTAGACAAAGAAACGAAAGCGCTGATTCGCAGTATGAAACGCAAGTAACGCAAAATAACCAAGCGACTAGAAAAACCGCGGCCCTTTGAGAAAGTACGGGTTCCGATAGCACAAACTCCACAAGCGGCACTAGCACCACTATGGATGACTAACATTCTTTTTGTAGAAGACTCTGCCGCTAAATAGCTAGTGATCCTTACGTTGCAAGGTCTCACCGCTTCAAAAAACCTATAAATTCTGGTAGCTTTATAAAAGAAGACTTGCTCATCATCTGAGCAAGTCTTCTTTATGGAAACTTATCACGTAAATGGCCAATAGTTATCATCTGTCAACAGATAGTTGCCAAAGATAAAGCGAAGCAACAGATCCATACGGCGAATACCGCTTTTTATATTGTGCAAACTGCTGTTTGCTAATCCCTGTGAGACCGTACAGGTTTATCATGCCCCGCCGAATAGCGAGATCTCCCCAGCTAACAACGTTAGGGCGCTCTAGCGAATTCAGCAGCAGCATTTCCGCTGTCCAGACACCAATACCACGAAGTGTCGAGAGACGCTTAATCACTGTGTCGTCTGGCAGCTCATACAGTTCCGCCAGGTTAATTTCACCCCGTGTCACGGTTTCGCCAATACTCTTGATATAACCCGCTTTGCGGGTGGTCATGCCACACTGTTGGATTGCCTCTACTGTCGCGGTTGCCATGGCTTGTGGCGTAATGTCAGCAAAACGCTCCTGCATTCTGCACCAAATCGTATGTGCCGCCTTGACAGAAATCTGCTGCCCAACCATTGAGTGGACAAGAGCAGTAAACAGGTCGGGAATGACCTCACGCTCGACTCTTCCCATTCGCTCGATGGCAGCCCCGAGTGTTTGATCCACGTTTGTTAAGTAATCTATTTCCGTTTGGCCATATTCGAACAATTTTGTGGTAACAGTTTGCATGCTATCTTTCCAGATTCAACAGATATTGCTTGGCTTCCAGTCCGCCTGCATAGCCAATCAGCTTTCCGTTGGCGCCGACGACACGGTGACAGGGGATAAAGATCAAAATCGGATTTCTGTTGTTAGCCAGGCCGACTGCGCGGGCAGCCTTTGGCTGACCAATACTCTTGGCGATTTCTCCGTAGCTGCGGGTTTCGCCGCAGGGGATTTGTTGCAAAGCCTGCCAAACACGCTGTTGAAATTCTGTACCGTCAGGGGCGAGCAGAAGATCAAATGATTTCCGGTTTCCTGCCAGATAGTCTTTAAGCTGCCGACCTGCTTCTTTGAGTAAAGCCGTTTCCTTTATAGTAGCATCCTGCGGAGCGGTTTCTCTGTTGAAATATAAATGTGTAATCGCAGTTCCGTTCTCCACAATGCCGATTTCGCCGATAGACGTTTGATAGATATATGCGTTTTTCATTACTCTTGCCTCCGATTGTACCTGTTGCTATATGTCTATCATACGAGAACGGCATCTGTTTGTCTTTCGGAATATCACTTTTCAATTCAGCTAAGGCTCTAGATATGTAAGAAAATGCGCTGATACGAACATATGAAAAGTACGATGAACACCAGCGGCACTAGCGATGCACGAGCGCCACAAAAGTGCCGTTTATTATCGTTTAGTTGCGTTCGTGTCGTCTCGTGGCATTCGTGTTCCGTTCCTTACGCTACAAGGCTTTGTTTTCGCGGCTGACCCTTTCCCTTTGCCGTTCAAATCTATTGGCGAAACAGTTCCCTGATCTCATCTTCACTCATTTTGGTTAAAAAATTCTCTCCAGGCTTAATCAGAGCGTCAATCATTTCTTTCTTTTTCTGCTGCAAGGTATAAATCTTATCTTCAATCGTGTTTCTGGTGATTAGTTTGTAAACTTGAACCGAGTTCTTCTGCCCAATCCGGTAGGCTCGGTCTGTTGCCTGATCTTCCACTGCCGGGTTCCACCACGGGTCAAAGTGAATGACCATATCGGCACCAGTAAGATTTAGACCTGTCCCGCCCGCCTTTAACGAGATCAGAAAAACAGCTTTTTCACCAGAGTTAAACGAGTTAACCAGCCGAATTCGCTCCTCCGCTTTGGTTGACCCATCTAGATAATGGTAAGAGATCTGCATTGCGTCTAAATCCTGTTGAATCATACCCAACATACTGGTGAACTGAGAAAATAGCAAAACTCTGTGACCGCCATCAATTGCGTCTTGTAGTATTTCCTGCAGCATTTCCAATTTACCGCTGCCGCCCTGGTAGTTCTCTAGGAAAAGTGAAGGATGGCAGCAGATTTGCCGCAATCGGGTTAAGAGAGATAGTATCTTGATCTGACTCTTGGCAAACCCATTGGCGACCATCTCCTGCTCAAATTCGGCCTGCGCCTGCAACAGCCACGCACCGTATAACTTAGCTTGCTCATCAGTCATTTCGCAGGTCATTTTGCTTTCAATCTTTTCCGGCAGCTCTTTCAAGACCGTTTTTTTCATGCGCCGCAAAATGAAGGGTTTAATATGCCGATTTAGTTCCTGCAGAGCTGTTTGATCGCCATTTTTGACAATGGGGGTTTCAAACCTGCTGGTGAATTGTTTATGTGTGCGCAAGTAGCCAGGCATGATGAAGTCAAAGATTGACCACAATTCTGTCAACGTATTTTCGATAGGAGTTCCGGTGAGAGCAAAATAACTGCTTGCCTTGAGCTGCTTTACCGACTTGGCGTTCATGGTATTGGGATTCTTGACATTTTGCGCTTCATCCAAAAAACAATACTTGAAAGTGAATTCTTCATACAGCTCGATGTCCCGTTTGATCAGGCCGTAGGAGGTCACGACCAGATCTGCCTGGCCGATATCCTGAAGACGCTCCTGCCGTTCGGCCTGCTGACCGGATATCACGATGACCTTAAGGTCAGGAGTAAATTTTGCAGCTTCTTCCTGCCAGTTATAGATGAGCGAGGTTGGCGCGATAACTAGCGAGGGAGCTGGCTTCTCCGCTTTGTCGAGCAGAATAAACGTGAGAACCTGCAAAGTTTTCCCTAAGCCCATATCGTCAGCCAATATTCCGCCAAACCCATAGTTGGCAAGTGACTTCAGCCATTTGAAACCAGTCTTCTGGTACTCTCTCAGTTTTCCCTTTATGCCTTTAGGGACAGTATACTCGATGTCCTGCGGTTCCCGGATGTCTTGCACCATGCGTTTAAACGCGCTGTTGCGCTCGATCGAAAAGTCCGTGTTTTCCCGGGCTACACTATCGAGATACATGGCGCGGTATTTGGGCAAGGCAATGACAGGTTTTTCAATATCAGCGGTACGCAGGCCAAGCTGTTGGATAAGATTGGCTGCCGTCTGAAAGTCAGGCGAATCAAGCGGAATAAACGAGCCATCCCGTAATCTATGATAGCGTTTTTTCAATTTATAGGCAGAAAGCAGCTCGATCAAGTCTTTGGGTGAGACATCTCCATAGTGAAGCGAAAGCTCCAGCATGTCGCGGTCTGTATTCAGCCGCACGCCGGCAGTGATTTTCTCCATTTGTTTAATGTTGACCGGTTTAAACTCATCAGTGTGATAAACTTCTGCAATATCCCGCAATTCTGGCAAGGTCTGCTGCAAAAAATTATAGGTTTCCATCTCGTCTGACTGTACCAGCTTGCCAGCTGCAGCGGTAAAGCCGTGCTTACGAAACAAGCCCAACAATTGACTTTCTTCTGCTGTCGAGCGCAGCAACCACTTATCCTGAAGGCTTGGCTCTGCCGTCGTGGGGTCAGCGGGATTGAGAATGATTTTGCCATATTGCAACTCGATGCGAGCGCTCATGCCGTCACCATATTTGTCAAGAAAAACTCGTTTTTCTAAAGGTTCGCGGAAAAAGCGGTTGTTAATTGAGTCATCCATGTGAACTGTGCCAATGGTTTCTAACGCAGGCAGCATAGCATCAATAAAATCAGATACCAACGTCGCCGGAATGTATGCTTCCGGCTTTCGATTGTCGCTGAAGCAGTTCAGTAATGGCTTAATTTGCTTGGCAAACGCATCATCAACCTGGTAGATGCTCTGTCGATGGTATAGGTAATGAAAGTCCTTATCGAGACCATAGAAGACATCGTCTGCCAGATTCATTGATAGCTTCAGACCGCCGCTGATTGCGTTAACAGACAGATTGACTGGCGGCCTCTCAGCACGTATCTGCACGTCTCCTACAGACTGTTGATTAATCTGTGCAGCAAATGAACGGTCCTTCATTACCGCAAAAAATCGCAACAAATTCGTATTAGTTAGCTTGAACCGGCGCGGGTCAGAAAACGCTGAGCCGGCAGAGGCGCTATAGCTCCATCTGGATCGGTCTTTTTCCTCCGTATATGCCTGAGAAAGCATATCAAGTAAGGCTTTTGACGAGTCTGTGAAAACTGCCTTACTGGGTTGCAAGCTAAAAGCTTTGCCATAGTTCAGTTCCTGATTATTTGCCAGCGCCTCTAGTAGTCGCGGAATATCCTTTACAACATACATCCGTTCCGTCCCAATCATGAACTCCAGCCAGCTTGTTTTACCGCCAGACATGATCGAAAAAGCAAAAATTGGTATGAGGTTGACTGTCTCTGGCTGAACTGGCGCCGCCACATCGGTTAAGTTACTTCGGTAAAAAGCCAGCAGCTTCCGGGTGGCGAGCGTCAACGGCAACGTGTCATCGATTAGTTCAGTGCCAAAATACGTTTTCCAGTCTTTCTGGATTTTCATCAGCACGGCGACAACATGCTTACAGGCACCTTGATATTTCTGAAATGCCGGACAGTCACATTCGTAGTCCCGCAAGCTATGCTGTTGGTCAAAATTGACAGATACTGAATAAAAGTTCCAGCCAGTCACCCGGGCTGTAAAACGATTATCTTCTTCGGAAAAGCGTAGCGACCGTACTGCGCCATCCAGATAGTATTCGCGGCCTTTAGCATATGAGGCGCCTGCTGCTTCTGATCTAATTATTCCGTCTGTCAACATTGCTGCCATTCCTCTTCCTTGCTGTTCTGCCTATATCCTTAAAAAAGGTGGGGATACTCCCCACCTGATCAGTACTCGGTTTAGTTAGTATCGACTAAATTAGTTGCAAACATGACACTAGTGAAAACTTTAATAGGCATCCTGATGATTAAACTCTGCTGCCTCTACCCAGTCATTCACATGGTTCAACATTTCAATAATATTGCCAATGACTTCAGCATGTTTTTTTTCTTCATGGAGAAGCTTTTCGCAAATTACTATTTCCGCTTGCTGCTGGGAACTTTCTTTTAGTTTCTTGTAGAGTTCCACACTCTCCTGCTCTTTTACCAACGCTGCCCGATATACATCAATTTGTTCGTCTTTTAGTTTTGCAATAAATGCTTGCTTATCTCCGACAAATTCTTGATTAGCAAAAACATTTTCTAGTTTACGTAAGGAAGGGTCAGACTCAATATATTGAAATGTCTGCCGTTGAGCTAGCTGAATGATTTTATAGTGACGTTGCTCATCATCAGCAAGAGCTTCTAAAACTGTTTTTAGATCAGCATCGTTCACAGTTGCAGCAAGATTTCGATAAAACGCTTCACCATCTAGCTCCATTTTTAAGGCGTAATCAAAAATATTCATCGTGAACCTCCTATTTTTATTACCAACTCTATTGTAAGGCCATTTGGCCTTAAGTTCAATAAATACCGTTTATTCTACAATTTGCTTTTTTATGTTTGACTATCCCGTATAAATCTTTTAAGCACTCCAGTACCTCATAACTGTTGCTCTTTACCTGCCCAATATGAATATGAGGTTTAGTTTTTCCGTGAAAGTCGCTGCCACAGGTGGCTAGGACCTTATTCGCCTGGCAGAATCGATAATAATGTTCTTCCTGTTCTGTCGTGTGCCAAGTAGTAAAAGCTTCAATACCCATCAGCCCAAATCCCAAAAGATCATAGAGTAACGAATCCTCGTCATGAGTAAGAGTGGCCGCAGGATGAGCCAAGACAGGAACGCCGCCACTTTGTATGATTAGGCTAATAACATCTTGCACCCCCGGAATATAGCGAGGAGCATTATACGGCCTACCTGTTACAATCCAATCCATGCAAAACTTGATGATGTGATTTTCCTGTGAGCGATATTGATTCATCAGCTTGTTATCGTTATTACGCTGATCGAGAAACATCGCGCGACAATAACTAACCGGCATGGGCTGGGCTCCACTCTCAACCACCTTATCTTTATCTAAATAAAACCCCGCTTCGCGCAATTTGGCAATTTGAATATCAACATTTTCCTCAAGGCTCTTTTCGATTTTTTTGCACCATTTTTTTATAGCAGGATTATTGTGATCGATAAAATAGCCCAAAACATGCAACCATTTGTCTTTATATTGAGCAGAAAATTCGCAGCCGGGAATGACTTCAATTCCATATCTTTCACCCCAATAGAGAGCTGATTCAATGCTATTAATCGAATCATGATCCGTTATGGCAATGGCTTGAAGCTGATTCTCTTTAGCGAGTTTGACAATCTCTTGCGGTGAAAACTCGCCATCACCGCTTGCTGCAGTGTGTATATGTAAATCTACTTTCATTGCTTCCTCCCGTATATATTTTTCTCATCTATCTAAAATTAGACCTGAAAAAATGCATAATCGGCACAGTTAGCCTTCTTAGAGTCAGCATATGCTACTTGCAAATTCCGCATTACGCCAAACATCTCCTGCCGCCAATTGATATTTGTCTTCATAAGGTTGATTTTGCGGCACGTCAGGAATGCTTTACACTGAAATAGTTTCAAAAGGAGTGAGAACAATGAATAGCGAAAAAAAAGGCTTGTTGATTTGCGGCGCAATAACCGGCAGAACAAAACGGACTATTGGCAAAGATAGTGAGCGTATCGTCGTAACATACCGCATTAATGACGGCAATGCTGACTTTTTTGTTGACGAATGGAGTCCCACAGCGTTCTATAGTATTGGCGAGTTGGTTTGTTTACCGGTATATGTGAAGATTTATTCACGTAATGGGATTAGTCAACTGAACTATGTAATCAAATCTAATTCCGCCGCTATGGCAGGGGAAGAATTTTAAGTGTTTACATGGAAAAAGGCTTCGCACCAGCACTTTTCTGGTGCGAAGCCTTTTCATTACAGTCTGTTCAAATTCAGCACACAGTCTGCCAACAGTTTAGCACGCTCAAATACACTCTCGACCAGCGCATACTCCTCAGGACTATGGTTGCGGCCGCCTTTGACACCCATGGCACAAACTGTCGGCACACCGGCAATGACCGTATAGGCCGAGTCAGCACCGCCGCCGACCACTTTTTCATTCGGCGTGCCAAAGCCATTCTCCGCATAGACTTCTTTCACCAGATTAAACAGGCGTTTGACTCCTTCGGTGGTCTGCATCGGCTTAAAGCTGGCGCCGCCTGTCATCGTCGTTGTCGTACCAGGCACGTAAGTTGTCGCTGCAATATCTTCCAATTGTTTAGTGAACTTAGGAATTGCGGTTTCGTCCGCAAAGCGCACATCAATCTTGATTTTTGCATAATCAGGAGTAGCGTTCGGCACTGTGCCACCTTCAATAACGCCGACGTTAAAAGAGGTTCCCGCCTGCCAGTCTGTGAGTTTTTCAATAGCAAGCAGTTTGTGAGCAATCTCGACGATCGCACTGCGGCCGTTTTCCGGGTCATTGCCAACATGGGCGGCAACGCCGCGAACCTCCATGTCGTATCTGCCGACACCCTTACGCCCGACCACGATAGCATCATCAACGAATCCAGTCTCACAATTAAAGGCGGCAATACATCCGGCGGCTTCCTTGACAAAAACCTCTGCCGCGTTGGAATTGGCATGGCCAATCTCCTCGTCACCAGCAAGCAGCACCTTAATCGGCCGTTCAGCAAAGCCGGCAGCATTGAGGGCTTTGATCGCATAAAGGAATGCCACCACACCACCCTTCATATCAAGCGCGCCCGGTCCATAGGCTTTGCCGTCCCGAATGGTGAACGGCCGCTTTTCGATAGTACCGTTCTTAAATACCGTGTCGACGTGACCAGAGAAAAGTACAGGCGATTGAGTACGGTCGCTGCCGATTTCGGCGATAAGCAGATTACCCGCCTGTTCATACTCGACAATGCGGACCACAGCGCCCTCATTTTCTAAGAAATTCTTGATTTTGGCCTGAACTTTATCAATTCCCTCTTTATCAGCTGAACCGCTTTCCTGATTGACAAGATCACGCCATAAAGTCAGCATTTCTTCTCGATGATCATCAATAAATTTAAATATTGTTTGTTTCTGCAAGCTATTTTCTCTATTCACCCAGCAACTCCTCCTCTAATATTACTTCTCAATCGGCTGCGGCAAAGGAAACGGCGAAGTACTTTAGCCTCATAGGTGAATTCCGCTGATTTTGGCGCACCCTATGTTTGTCCCGCCCCTATTATTGTAAATCA contains:
- a CDS encoding sulfite exporter TauE/SafE family protein, yielding MEGVFSQYIILILVTLVTSVITLFTGFGVGTIMMPVMALFFDVKVAIFLTAIVHFFNNMSRLALYRSEINWRIIQRFGIVSLIGAIIGSYAQIYIDSDWLKVGVGLFLTTYALLSLIPNNIKFKLPSNVDFIGGFLSGLIGGLIGNQGAIRSLYLLNYGLEKKELIVSSALIAIIIDSTRIPVYAYTNLHYLQENIVLLSLIVLSAILGTVAGSRILPKVSYDLFKNIILVGVLVLGVLMVLGII
- a CDS encoding DUF1848 domain-containing protein, with the translated sequence MIISASRRTDIPAFYSEWFIKRLREGFAYIKNPRNSQRIASVELNADVVDCIVFWTKNAQPMLSQLDTIDTMGYPYYFQFTITPYDEQVEKGLPAKSEIMETFKRLSDKIGRHRVVWRYDPIIVNEQLSVQYHFDMFGKMCDILCGYTNKCTFSFIDLYAKMQKSVKGIVDSEVNTLNINQIAQGFSAIAKGHSLELATCSELIDLSSYGIAHASCIDQAMIEDVIGCSIRAKKDTNQRLDCACMDSIDIGAYDCCSHGCVYCYATTSENLVRKNRQLHESDSPMLIGHPAGDEIMTTRETKSLKIMQMSLL
- a CDS encoding bifunctional transcriptional activator/DNA repair enzyme AdaA; the protein is MALTNQEKWNAVIHNDPSYDGVFFYGVKTTGIFCRPSCKSKQPLKANVVFFDTIAQAYAHRLRPCKRCRPDLLEFRPMLDLLEKAKHIFDTYFSDRHKLATEIKELGVSQNHFIQLFRKQFTMTPVEYANKLRVEKAMQLLANTDTTILNIAMLSGFGSLSTFYDFFKKQVGLSPKEYRKTQNTNGDKK
- a CDS encoding DNA alkylation repair protein, producing MDETVRERILELVDEEYRQFHSSLLPGTNNILGVRLPLLRELAKELAKGDWRGYLAMAQDEYYEEVMLQGLVIGYAKADIDEILAYVAAFVPKINNWGVCDSFCSSLKITKQHRMRVWEFIQPYLLSEKEFELRFGIVMMLDFYMEGEYIDQVLTLLDGAKHEGYYVKMAVAWAISICFINYPEKTMAYLQNNTLDDFTYNKALQKITESFRVDKETKALIRSMKRK
- a CDS encoding DNA-3-methyladenine glycosylase family protein — its product is MQTVTTKLFEYGQTEIDYLTNVDQTLGAAIERMGRVEREVIPDLFTALVHSMVGQQISVKAAHTIWCRMQERFADITPQAMATATVEAIQQCGMTTRKAGYIKSIGETVTRGEINLAELYELPDDTVIKRLSTLRGIGVWTAEMLLLNSLERPNVVSWGDLAIRRGMINLYGLTGISKQQFAQYKKRYSPYGSVASLYLWQLSVDR
- a CDS encoding methylated-DNA--[protein]-cysteine S-methyltransferase, with the translated sequence MKNAYIYQTSIGEIGIVENGTAITHLYFNRETAPQDATIKETALLKEAGRQLKDYLAGNRKSFDLLLAPDGTEFQQRVWQALQQIPCGETRSYGEIAKSIGQPKAARAVGLANNRNPILIFIPCHRVVGANGKLIGYAGGLEAKQYLLNLER
- a CDS encoding ferritin family protein, encoding MNIFDYALKMELDGEAFYRNLAATVNDADLKTVLEALADDEQRHYKIIQLAQRQTFQYIESDPSLRKLENVFANQEFVGDKQAFIAKLKDEQIDVYRAALVKEQESVELYKKLKESSQQQAEIVICEKLLHEEKKHAEVIGNIIEMLNHVNDWVEAAEFNHQDAY
- a CDS encoding PHP domain-containing protein, whose amino-acid sequence is MKVDLHIHTAASGDGEFSPQEIVKLAKENQLQAIAITDHDSINSIESALYWGERYGIEVIPGCEFSAQYKDKWLHVLGYFIDHNNPAIKKWCKKIEKSLEENVDIQIAKLREAGFYLDKDKVVESGAQPMPVSYCRAMFLDQRNNDNKLMNQYRSQENHIIKFCMDWIVTGRPYNAPRYIPGVQDVISLIIQSGGVPVLAHPAATLTHDEDSLLYDLLGFGLMGIEAFTTWHTTEQEEHYYRFCQANKVLATCGSDFHGKTKPHIHIGQVKSNSYEVLECLKDLYGIVKHKKANCRINGIY
- a CDS encoding M20 family metallopeptidase — its product is MNRENSLQKQTIFKFIDDHREEMLTLWRDLVNQESGSADKEGIDKVQAKIKNFLENEGAVVRIVEYEQAGNLLIAEIGSDRTQSPVLFSGHVDTVFKNGTIEKRPFTIRDGKAYGPGALDMKGGVVAFLYAIKALNAAGFAERPIKVLLAGDEEIGHANSNAAEVFVKEAAGCIAAFNCETGFVDDAIVVGRKGVGRYDMEVRGVAAHVGNDPENGRSAIVEIAHKLLAIEKLTDWQAGTSFNVGVIEGGTVPNATPDYAKIKIDVRFADETAIPKFTKQLEDIAATTYVPGTTTTMTGGASFKPMQTTEGVKRLFNLVKEVYAENGFGTPNEKVVGGGADSAYTVIAGVPTVCAMGVKGGRNHSPEEYALVESVFERAKLLADCVLNLNRL